A part of Caldisericia bacterium genomic DNA contains:
- a CDS encoding L-threonine 3-dehydrogenase, whose amino-acid sequence MSKILVTGATGQIGSELTLYLREIFGSENVIAAGHKREPSKELKESGPFIFLDTQNYEEIEKVVKNHNIDIIYHLSAILSAKGEESPLSCWNINMNSLLNILEISRIYNCKVFYPSSIAVFGPTSPKDNTPQETIIRPTTMYGITKLTGELLCEYYYNKYGVDTRGVRYPGLISYVTPPGGGTTDYAVEIFYEAIKNKKYKCFLREDTYLPMMYMPDAIKAAVDLMEADSKKLIHRASYNIQSMSFCPRDLYFEIKKYIPEFEIEYEINPVKQCIADSWPKSIDSNCAKEEWGFNPEYSFQDMVKDMIEKLTKKLLGGE is encoded by the coding sequence ATGAGTAAAATCCTTGTAACAGGAGCAACAGGTCAGATAGGTTCAGAACTCACATTATATTTAAGAGAAATCTTCGGAAGTGAAAATGTAATTGCAGCAGGTCATAAAAGAGAGCCAAGTAAAGAGTTAAAAGAGTCTGGTCCTTTTATTTTTTTAGATACACAAAATTATGAAGAAATTGAGAAAGTTGTAAAAAATCATAATATTGATATAATTTACCATCTTTCTGCAATACTATCTGCAAAAGGTGAAGAATCGCCATTATCATGCTGGAATATAAATATGAATTCACTTTTAAATATTCTTGAAATTTCAAGAATTTATAATTGTAAAGTTTTTTATCCATCATCTATTGCAGTTTTTGGTCCAACATCTCCAAAAGATAATACACCACAAGAAACAATTATAAGACCAACAACAATGTATGGAATTACAAAATTAACTGGAGAACTTTTATGTGAATATTATTACAATAAATATGGTGTTGATACAAGAGGAGTAAGATATCCAGGACTAATTTCGTATGTAACACCACCAGGTGGAGGTACAACAGATTATGCAGTTGAAATTTTTTATGAAGCAATAAAAAATAAAAAATATAAATGCTTTTTAAGAGAAGATACCTATCTTCCTATGATGTATATGCCAGATGCTATTAAAGCAGCAGTTGATTTAATGGAAGCAGATTCAAAAAAATTGATTCATAGGGCATCATACAATATTCAAAGTATGAGTTTTTGTCCAAGAGATCTTTATTTTGAAATAAAGAAATATATCCCTGAATTTGAGATTGAATATGAAATTAATCCTGTTAAACAATGTATTGCTGATTCATGGCCAAAAAGTATTGATTCTAATTGTGCAAAAGAGGAGTGGGGTTTTAACCCAGAGTACTCTTTCCAAGATATGGTTAAAGACATGATTGAAAAATTAACTAAAAAACTTTTAGGAGGTGAATAA
- a CDS encoding ATP-binding protein: MIEYEKLGFFYLGRKYDLENNKPIDELILYDSKDLLTHGVCIGMTGSGKTGLCIGILEEAAIDNIPSIAIDPKGDLTNIALLFENLTPEEFLPWINEEEATKKGLTKEEYAKEISKKWEEGINEWGQTKERIKKLKENVDFIIYTPGSNAGVPISILKSFSSPPKEILEDEELLSDKIISTTTSLLGLIGIEGDPLRSKEHILVSKIIELYWRQGKNINLETLIQEIQKPSIEKIGVMSIETFYPSNERHALSIAINNLIASPQFNLWFEGVPLDVGKLLYSKEGKPRVSIFYIAHLNEKERMFFVSLLFNEILSWVRTLSGTQSLRAIVYMDEIFGYFPPIANPPSKKPLLTLLKQARAFGVGILLSTQNPVDLDYKGLSNTGTWFIGRLQTERDKEKVLEGLDTVSQNINLKFDRKFFDKAISSLGKRVFIMNNIHENEPVIFETRHVLSYLRGPLTKDHIKILMENKKDFIIKKQVEEKAPIFQEKLVYPTEETKKETPIIPPSISQFFAKVREAKPQDSVIFYKPFVIGSSMVNFSDSKKGIDYTVEKIIAAEIKDKPIPVDWSESFEIKIDLNNLSQKPEIDSIFDKLPQQALIPKNYDSWKRELINHIKNNITLEIFRSPTYKVFSKPNESEEEFKIKLIELSREKRDEEKEKIIKKYETKLSAMEEKYRKALQMLDREKDQLQQRKLQTTISVGATILGAILGRKVTGVGNVGRATTAARDAGRIMKEQEDIKRAEETVQKYESELKELEREFQEEIKKFEEKSDPTKEIIERIILKPSKTEINIRFFSLVWLPFFKSGDTLTPAF; encoded by the coding sequence ATGATTGAATATGAAAAATTGGGTTTCTTTTATTTAGGAAGAAAGTATGATTTAGAAAATAATAAACCTATTGATGAACTTATTCTATATGATTCAAAAGATCTTTTAACTCATGGAGTATGTATTGGAATGACTGGAAGTGGGAAAACAGGGCTTTGCATTGGAATTTTAGAAGAGGCTGCAATAGATAATATTCCATCAATTGCGATTGATCCTAAAGGTGACCTTACTAATATTGCTCTCCTTTTCGAAAATCTTACACCTGAGGAATTTTTACCATGGATAAATGAGGAAGAGGCAACAAAAAAAGGTTTAACTAAGGAAGAATATGCAAAAGAGATTTCAAAAAAATGGGAAGAAGGAATAAATGAATGGGGTCAAACAAAAGAGAGAATCAAAAAGTTAAAAGAAAATGTTGATTTCATAATATACACACCTGGAAGTAATGCTGGAGTCCCAATTTCAATATTAAAATCATTTTCTTCTCCTCCAAAAGAAATATTAGAAGATGAGGAACTTTTAAGTGATAAAATTATTTCAACAACAACTAGTTTACTTGGATTAATTGGAATTGAAGGAGACCCATTAAGATCAAAAGAACACATTTTGGTATCAAAAATAATTGAATTATACTGGAGGCAAGGTAAAAATATTAATCTTGAGACATTAATTCAAGAAATTCAAAAGCCTTCAATTGAAAAAATAGGTGTAATGAGCATAGAAACATTTTATCCATCTAATGAAAGACACGCATTATCTATTGCTATTAATAATTTAATTGCTTCACCTCAATTCAATCTCTGGTTTGAAGGAGTGCCTCTTGATGTAGGAAAATTACTATATTCGAAAGAGGGAAAACCAAGAGTTTCTATCTTTTATATTGCCCATCTTAACGAAAAAGAGAGAATGTTTTTTGTTTCTCTACTATTTAATGAAATTTTGTCTTGGGTTAGAACCTTATCTGGAACTCAATCTTTAAGAGCAATTGTTTATATGGATGAAATATTTGGATATTTTCCACCAATTGCAAATCCTCCTTCTAAAAAACCGCTTCTTACTCTTTTAAAACAAGCAAGAGCATTTGGAGTTGGAATTCTTCTTTCAACACAAAATCCTGTTGATCTTGATTATAAAGGTCTGTCAAATACTGGAACATGGTTTATTGGAAGACTTCAAACAGAAAGAGATAAAGAAAAAGTTCTTGAGGGTTTAGATACAGTTTCACAAAATATTAATTTAAAATTTGATAGAAAATTTTTTGATAAAGCAATATCTTCATTGGGAAAAAGAGTTTTTATTATGAATAATATTCATGAAAATGAGCCTGTTATTTTTGAAACAAGACATGTGCTTTCATATTTAAGAGGTCCATTAACAAAAGACCATATTAAAATTTTAATGGAGAATAAAAAAGATTTTATAATCAAAAAACAGGTTGAAGAGAAAGCGCCAATATTTCAAGAAAAATTAGTTTATCCAACAGAAGAAACCAAAAAAGAGACTCCAATTATTCCACCATCAATATCACAATTTTTTGCAAAAGTTAGAGAAGCGAAGCCACAAGATTCAGTTATTTTTTATAAACCATTTGTTATTGGAAGTTCAATGGTAAATTTCAGCGATTCTAAAAAAGGAATTGATTATACTGTTGAAAAAATAATCGCAGCTGAAATAAAAGATAAACCAATTCCTGTTGATTGGAGCGAATCATTTGAAATAAAAATAGATCTAAATAATCTATCTCAAAAACCTGAAATTGATTCTATTTTTGATAAACTTCCTCAACAAGCCTTAATTCCTAAAAATTATGATTCATGGAAAAGAGAATTAATAAATCACATTAAAAATAATATAACTCTTGAAATTTTTAGAAGTCCAACCTATAAAGTTTTCTCAAAACCTAATGAAAGTGAGGAAGAATTTAAAATTAAATTGATTGAGTTATCAAGAGAAAAAAGAGATGAAGAAAAAGAAAAGATAATTAAAAAATATGAGACAAAATTGAGTGCTATGGAAGAAAAATATAGAAAAGCTTTACAAATGTTAGATAGAGAAAAAGATCAACTTCAACAAAGAAAACTTCAAACAACTATTTCTGTTGGAGCAACAATTTTAGGAGCAATTCTTGGAAGAAAAGTAACAGGTGTTGGAAATGTTGGAAGAGCAACTACTGCAGCAAGAGACGCTGGTAGAATAATGAAAGAACAAGAAGATATAAAAAGAGCAGAAGAGACAGTTCAAAAATATGAAAGTGAACTTAAAGAACTAGAAAGAGAGTTTCAAGAAGAAATTAAAAAATTTGAAGAAAAGTCTGATCCAACAAAAGAGATTATAGAAAGAATAATTTTAAAGCCTTCTAAAACAGAAATAAATATTAGGTTTTTCTCTCTTGTTTGGCTTCCATTTTTTAAAAGTGGAGATACGCTAACCCCTGCATTTTGA
- a CDS encoding stage II sporulation protein M: MKIIKSVLEEIKKRRNELLKFFIRFFISFFIGAILVYLFIFFIENSISLNKDLEVFKNLLNEVKKHLENYFLPYTEKGTLGRILFIFLNNFRVVVIAGILSFITFGIFSEIVAYINGFVVGLVIFALPKIFEKLNPFSLFLFGIVPHGIFEIFAFLLSLTFAHSLSPTKEGIKYIDTYLKSYILVIPLLFIASIIEVTLTPIIMSILL, from the coding sequence ATGAAGATAATAAAAAGCGTTCTAGAAGAAATAAAAAAGAGAAGAAATGAACTTTTAAAATTTTTTATAAGATTTTTTATTTCATTTTTTATTGGAGCAATTTTAGTATATCTATTTATATTTTTTATTGAAAATAGTATTTCATTAAACAAAGATTTAGAAGTTTTTAAAAATTTATTAAATGAGGTAAAAAAGCATCTTGAAAATTATTTTTTACCTTACACTGAAAAAGGAACTTTGGGAAGAATTTTGTTTATATTTCTAAACAATTTTAGAGTTGTTGTTATTGCTGGAATATTGAGTTTTATAACATTTGGGATATTTTCGGAAATCGTCGCATACATCAATGGATTTGTTGTTGGTTTAGTTATTTTTGCTCTACCAAAAATTTTTGAGAAATTAAACCCATTTTCTTTATTTTTATTTGGCATAGTTCCTCATGGAATTTTTGAAATTTTTGCATTTCTTTTATCATTAACTTTTGCACATTCTCTCTCTCCAACAAAAGAAGGAATTAAATATATTGATACATATTTAAAATCTTATATATTAGTTATTCCTCTTTTATTTATCGCTTCAATAATTGAAGTTACATTAACTCCTATTATTATGTCAATATTATTATAA
- a CDS encoding DUF177 domain-containing protein, with the protein MISVRDLKRETGLKKKVSLELDFNEIEGNKILSPVIVDIEIENIGMGFTVKGSFEVTVEIQCRRCLKFFPYKLVAEIDEIYTTKRGEISPKKLLNRDELSTFLFNGEEINIKESIRQNIIVSIPPYPLCNENCKGLCPICGKNLNEEICEHIEMLEKEDIEENPFYKLYLKLYEDNKKRSRRNKKEKK; encoded by the coding sequence GTGATTAGTGTAAGGGATTTAAAGAGAGAGACAGGTCTTAAAAAGAAAGTTTCTCTTGAACTAGATTTTAATGAGATAGAAGGTAATAAAATTTTGTCACCTGTTATTGTTGATATTGAGATAGAAAATATTGGAATGGGTTTTACTGTTAAAGGAAGTTTTGAAGTTACAGTAGAAATTCAATGTAGAAGATGTTTAAAATTTTTTCCATATAAACTTGTAGCAGAAATTGATGAAATTTATACTACAAAAAGAGGTGAAATTAGCCCTAAAAAGCTTTTAAATCGTGATGAACTATCTACATTTTTATTTAATGGTGAAGAGATAAATATAAAAGAATCAATAAGACAAAATATAATTGTTTCAATTCCACCATACCCACTTTGTAATGAAAATTGCAAAGGTCTTTGTCCAATTTGTGGAAAAAACCTAAATGAAGAGATTTGTGAACATATTGAAATGCTTGAGAAAGAGGATATTGAAGAAAATCCATTTTATAAACTTTATTTGAAACTTTATGAAGATAATAAAAAGCGTTCTAGAAGAAATAAAAAAGAGAAGAAATGA